The sequence TCTAAGGGCAGCTTGGCTTTGGATCTTGAATAGTTTCCTCTCCAATCCAGAGTATGGTTGTCCTTCTCTGGCTTCCTTTGTTTTTTTGAAGAGGCTAGCCTAGAAGGATGGCACCACCAGAATAGGAGTAGGGCCTGGGGTAGTCACCCTCTTTATCGTTGGAAAAATCATCGTTGCTTGTTTCCTTTTAGATGGCTTGCATCTAAAATAAATCTGAAGATACATTAGGCAGCGGAGGAGATGAATCATTCGAAGGAGGGGGAAGCAGAGCTTCCCCAGGAAGAGCTTTCATCATCATAGCTTCTCTCTCAAGAAACTAAGTGAGAAAGACCCTTGTCAACTAGAATGCATTATAATTTATGCTActtgatttgaattgttagaaaataaatttttagatatattcctCAATTTTGTTGTTGCAGATGGCCAAAAGTATATTGAACAGTGGCTTGCAGAACACTTCTCAGTATGAAACAACTTTACAGTGGCCTGCAGAACACTTATCAGCATGAAACAAGTTGCTGACAGCTAGAGCTTGATGTGTTTATTATATTGTTCACCACATCAAGATCTTGGTGCTTCAGGCAaagaacaaggaaaaaaaaaggaaaaaagatgttGATTAAAGCAGAGCAAGAAAGGAGCTGTGGGATGTTTGTGAATACTCGGAGCAAATCATTCCTTGCAAGTTGCAAGAAATGCAAGAGTGAAGGAAGCAGCAAAGATATGCATCCGTAACAAAGATTCAAATCGATTTGGGAACACTAAAGTTTGGCAATATGTGTTTATTCTGTGTCTCCTTGCTTCCTACCTTACAGCAAGAACTTTGCCAGCATCAGACTCGGCCATTGGGTGTAAATATAATtcttttgtgtgtatatatatatggtatcATTTTTTGctgtgaatatatatatgtatatgtaactaTGGAATCCTTTTTTCGATTTTTTTTCTGTAAATATTGTGGTTCAGGAAGGTTAGAACCCTTATGGCCAATGTTATGCAGTGTTCTCAGCTGCTATTGCTGTTGGAAGTCTTCTTGATGATTGTTTTGTATGAAAGCTTCAGTTATTTCTTTTTGGGGCATTAAGTCTGTGACTATGCAATGGTTTCTTCATACCAAAAGGCAAAAGCAAGAGTCATGCCACAATTTCTTCAAATCAATAGACAGTATCATTAGTTGCATCAGCAATTGCATTTCAAATTGATGTTTCAGTATCTGCATGCTCACATGCAATATTTTGACAATTTAGAATTGATCTTCCACTGCAAGAACTTTAAATTATCAGTCAACTGCTGATACAATTTTCCAAGCATTCTGACCTTTGTTCTTGGCATTAGTTATCATCCCTGATCAAAAActtcatgataaaatatcaaaacagCAAGTGACAAAATGGGACTGCCAACCAAGAGATTGCTGTAATTGTTAACTCTTCTCTATAGAAGCAATTCAAATGATGCAAGATCCAAATGGGTATGCATACGGCAATAGATCATTAAGTTGAAGGCCTACATTCATGGTATTCTACACCTTCTATTTCCCAGGTTTCTTTGGCAAATACTCCCTAGTAGTGAGCTGTGCTCATGTGGGTACTACATAAAGAAGTTGCCCTGTGATTCCATTTGCATTATATCTTAAATGCTTCAGATGAAAAAAACAAAAGTTAAATCTGTTCATTGGAAGACCCAAAGTTGGGCATAAACTTAAGACATCTGAGCCCCAAATTCTTGGGTCAAACCTAATACAAAAGCCAGTATTTATATGAACTGTTTCAGCAAGATGTtcccttctttttttatttcccTTTCCAATTGGTGTCCAGATAAAAAGCTTACCTGATAAGAAGATTGTCTTTTTGGCCATAGACAAGGTTTGAGGTTGTGTTGGTATCTTTGAGAGTGATCAAAATGGAAAACAACAACAATAAGGTAGTGAAGGCTGCAGGGTTGGTCATATCAGCTGAAGTTCTTCCACATTCAAGGGTTGATGTGGCACCTGAGGTAGATACTAACTCAGATGCCATGTCATCAATCTATTTGTATAGGCTTAAGATTAAAATCTTACCCCTAGGCCTGCAAGCAATGTAGATGCCACATGTGTAATCAAAACATGTGTTTGGGGGGTGTGTATTTATATATTCTTTGATAAAGACATAAGAAAACTTGAATATTCAACTTAGGGGGCTTCTGCCACCAATAGGAAAAGCGTGGAAgtgtaaaactgtgtatagaaacAAAAATTCAACTAAATTTACAAAACCATATCGATTAAGGATTTAAATTGCTCTTACAAAAAGGATAAAGATTCTTCAAAATTTCAAAGTCATTCGAGATCCCATGGTGCTTCTCCAATTTATATAGACATGTAAAAGAGAAGAGATCACATATAAACTGACAGAAGTCTTTGGTCATGgaagaaaaggggaaaaaaatttGGCAACTACTAGTAACCGCTTAGTAGTTGTCATATCCCATGTAGCTGTTTGGGAACCGCAAACCATACTGCTCATAGACGAGATCTCCATAATTCACAGTCTTGATCTCCACTGACTTCCGCTTGCAATTCAACTCTTGAACTGCTCCAAAAACAATCTCATTGGTTGTGTCACAGCTCTGCTCATAGTAAGTCTGAGGGCCCGATGAGTGATGCTGATGCTGTTGAAGGTGCTGCTGTCGATGTACTCGCTGTTGCGGTTGTGGCTCTGCATCCCACCCAGTAAAGTAAGTTCGTGCTTGGCGGATATGGTGGATCCTTTCTGGTTCTTTTGACATAAAGGCATAAGTTTTATGTGGAGTGGGAGCTTTGGTCTCCACTGGTGGTGGCATCTCATCATTTGGGATGACAAAACTCTCTGGCATCGGCCGAGTGTTTGCTTTCCGTTGCTGCTGCTGGTATCGTGTGGTTTTCGGTTTCTTTCTGAAGATTGGGAACATTGCAGCAAAGATTTCTGCTGTTGACGACCATGCTCCAAATAAAAGTTTTCCCATGGAGCTGAAGAGGCCTTCATCATCTATGTTCTCTGCTTCACTTCCAATCGGAATAAGTGGTGGTCTCATCGATGGCTTCATTGGTTTCTGATAAGGAGGCATGCTTGCTTTTGTAGGAGTTTGAGGTTCCTGAACAAAATCCTTTTTCAACAGTAAGCAAAAGTTAGACGAAATGATGTACTAAGAAAGAATTTACTTCAAATATGCCTCCATTTCTTTAATCAAACAGAACTACAAAGATCAGTTTAAAATCTTTGGAGTAATAAAATTCTTGGAGGAAGAATGCACTTCATGAATCAAAAACGGCAAAGGAGGCTACCTGAGCAGCATGAAGAATATGcaaatttaaaattagaaaataaataattaaagtaAATTAGGAAAATGTCAAGCCATTAACACAATGGTTAGTTTAGCCGAATAGCAGAATCATGCAGGAAAAATTGATTGAACTGTTTTAAATTGCGAATATTTGCCACAGCATAGTCCATCAAATGATTCATCTACTAAATCAGATCCATTTGGTATGAATTGCTCACATTATTTGAAGAGACAATTACTCCCACACGCCTCTGGAGTAAAGCAAGCATGTAACCGAAGAAACCAGCAGCAAGCAGCACTGCAACTCCTATGTTGTCAGAAAAGACAAGAATTAGAATGTTCTACCAAATATCAAGGCATAGAACTCTATAAACGATAATTCAAGGTGACAGTATGTTTATGTACTTGCTATTAAGACTTTTTTTACTCTTCTCTTAACTGAAAGTAGAACCAAACGAGTTGGCTCATGGTAAGATCACCAAGCGTACCAAGAGGAAAACCAGTTTCATATTGGTGTGCACAATCATCAAAATGAAGCTGGATCTCCCTGATTGCCTGGTTCCCCCTGTCCACCACTAGAAGAGAGCAGCTGCTAGCAATGTAAACAACTTCAAAATCTGTAGAAAACTTTGCATCTTCGCTCGGCCCATCTGAGTGCCCACCTCTGCTCCACTTTCCCCCAGCGATGGTTGTGACCCCTGCACAAATACAAAATATGTAGTCAGACAAACAATGTTGTTCACTTAGTAGCTCCATGGACAATGCTACCTGACATTTACAACTGCAACAGTTGCTCTGGGAAATCCAGGGGACCTATACAATGCAGGTCCTTAAAGTAAGTCACAAAAATGAGAAACATCAACGTAGTATTATCCAAATTCAAAGTgtctttttagaaaaaaaaaaactatattgtTTAAGATCATGGGTTTTACCCAACTAATTGTTTGTTTGATGAACAATTTATTGCACTCTAATGGATTATATTCTGGTTGTGTAATTTGTCTATCATAAATGAAAATACAAGCAAGTTCCACTCCAGTTACATCATCCAGCTTCATCAAACCTAAGTTTGTTTCGCTTCTGAATAAACCTACTCATCCATCATCAAATCACCCTTGTCGAATGAGCTTGCCCCAAATCCATACATATTCTTCCATTTAGAACAACTTTCTGAAATCTTATCCAAATTTCCACTCATCTAATCGTGGTTACAGGAACAATATCCAGTGCCACGGGGAAAATGTTATATCTGACAAAAAGAATTCAAGCAAAGAATATTGATTGCTACATAAGTTGAAGATGGGAGTTCATTGACCATGTAAATGCAATCGTTGATCCAATGAATCATGCTTACATCATTTGCAACTCCTTAGCAATAGTTAAACATATGACTAGGTCCACTCCACTAACATTAATCTTTCTAGTCCAATTGCGTTTTCTTTTCCTCTCAAATAACCTAGCACTTGTTAAGCTCTCTTCaatcaagcatataaataagGCTAAATGAACAACCAAAACCATGTATCCTATATTGGCAATTACAACACTAGCTAATCTGACAACATTTAAAATTATTCTCCCACTTTTCttgtcaaagaaaaagaaaagagaatatcCTCTAACTATTTTCTTCCTTTTGATCCTGTTGATATATCTCGAAACAGAGATACTGGTCTTTGTGTTGACAATCAGCAATATGTATACCAACATTAGTCTTTGCTATTTATTTAGACTGAGCACACTAAACAGAACCTATGAAAAATCAGATACCAAGTTAAGctcaagaaaaaaatcaaaaaggaGGGAAGGGAATCGAATTGAACAAACTCACCACCCATGTTATCACAACCAGTGCATTCTAGCTGGCATCTATTAGGGGCAATCAGATGAATTTCAAATATGTTGGTTTGTGCATATAATTCTTATAAGAAATCTGCAATGAACTTCAGGAATTCTACCATAACCCACAAAGTTATCATGCATCTGTTGGTTGTATTTCTTGACTTTTCTCT comes from Musa acuminata AAA Group cultivar baxijiao chromosome BXJ3-3, Cavendish_Baxijiao_AAA, whole genome shotgun sequence and encodes:
- the LOC135582177 gene encoding uncharacterized protein LOC135582177 isoform X1; the protein is MRGLEVLILLLVLLSGFSSASAASPGKIVSAAVSNAASALLKRLWSLKSTPKTAISGHRPLMKFEGGYTVETVFDGSKLGIEPYSVEVTQNGELLLLDSVNSNLYRIAQPLSRYSRPKLLAGSPEGYVGHVDGRPREARMNHPRGFTVDGRGNIYIADTTNMAIRKISDTGVTTIAGGKWSRGGHSDGPSEDAKFSTDFEVVYIASSCSLLVVDRGNQAIREIQLHFDDCAHQYETGFPLGVAVLLAAGFFGYMLALLQRRVGVIVSSNNDFVQEPQTPTKASMPPYQKPMKPSMRPPLIPIGSEAENIDDEGLFSSMGKLLFGAWSSTAEIFAAMFPIFRKKPKTTRYQQQQRKANTRPMPESFVIPNDEMPPPVETKAPTPHKTYAFMSKEPERIHHIRQARTYFTGWDAEPQPQQRVHRQQHLQQHQHHSSGPQTYYEQSCDTTNEIVFGAVQELNCKRKSVEIKTVNYGDLVYEQYGLRFPNSYMGYDNY
- the LOC135582177 gene encoding uncharacterized protein LOC135582177 isoform X2 encodes the protein MRGLEVLILLLVLLSGFSSASAASPGKIVSAAVSNAASALLKRLWSLKSTPKTAISGHRPLMKFEGGYTVETVFDGSKLGIEPYSVEVTQNGELLLLDSVNSNLYRIAQPLSRYSRPKLLAGSPEGYVGHVDGRPREARMNHPRGFTVDGRGNIYIADTTNMAIRKISDTGVTTIAGGKWSRGGHSDGPSEDAKFSTDFEVVYIASSCSLLVVDRGNQAIREIQLHFDDCAHQYETGFPLGVAVLLAAGFFGYMLALLQRRVGVIVSSNNEPQTPTKASMPPYQKPMKPSMRPPLIPIGSEAENIDDEGLFSSMGKLLFGAWSSTAEIFAAMFPIFRKKPKTTRYQQQQRKANTRPMPESFVIPNDEMPPPVETKAPTPHKTYAFMSKEPERIHHIRQARTYFTGWDAEPQPQQRVHRQQHLQQHQHHSSGPQTYYEQSCDTTNEIVFGAVQELNCKRKSVEIKTVNYGDLVYEQYGLRFPNSYMGYDNY